The Prevotella melaninogenica genome window below encodes:
- the surE gene encoding 5'/3'-nucleotidase SurE: MNSKKPLILISNDDGYHSNGIRMLVSFLSDFAEIIVCAPEAARSGFSRAFSVVDYLLLKKRHNIPDCEVWSCTGTPVDCVKLALDQILVDRKPELILGGINHGDNSSVNNHYSGTMGIAYEGCMKYIPSIAFSSCDYDSNADLSYLRDYVRLIVKKVLADGLPKGVCLNVNFPKVEKFAGLKVCRMGWGSWTREVEACKHPRGFDYYWMTGHYRNDESDATDNDQWALAHGYVTVTPSKIDVTDYEVLDKMKSWESL, encoded by the coding sequence ATGAATTCTAAGAAACCACTCATACTTATATCCAACGATGACGGTTACCATTCAAATGGTATTCGTATGCTCGTTTCATTCCTCTCAGACTTTGCGGAAATCATTGTCTGTGCTCCAGAGGCTGCACGTTCGGGTTTTTCACGTGCTTTCTCAGTGGTTGATTATCTGCTGTTAAAGAAACGTCATAACATTCCTGACTGTGAGGTGTGGTCATGTACAGGTACGCCTGTTGACTGTGTGAAGTTAGCGTTAGACCAGATTCTTGTTGACCGAAAGCCTGAACTTATCTTGGGAGGTATCAATCATGGAGATAATTCCTCTGTGAATAATCATTACAGTGGTACGATGGGTATTGCGTATGAGGGTTGTATGAAATATATCCCTTCTATCGCTTTTTCAAGTTGTGATTATGATTCTAATGCCGACCTGTCTTACCTACGTGATTACGTAAGACTTATTGTCAAGAAAGTTCTTGCTGATGGTCTGCCAAAAGGTGTCTGTCTGAATGTGAACTTTCCTAAGGTCGAGAAGTTTGCAGGACTGAAGGTGTGCCGTATGGGTTGGGGTAGTTGGACGAGGGAAGTTGAGGCTTGCAAGCATCCTCGTGGCTTTGATTATTATTGGATGACAGGGCATTATCGTAACGATGAGTCTGATGCAACCGATAATGATCAGTGGGCTTTAGCGCATGGATATGTAACTGTTACGCCATCGAAGATTGACGTGACAGATTATGAAGTGCTCGATAAGATGAAATCGTGGGAGTCTCTTTAA
- a CDS encoding IS982 family transposase, protein MITKDKITEIFCIADDFCKEFELETDKIGLSEKSKGCHRHRKWRMSKSEIITILICFHFNSYRNFRHYYTFFVKEHLADLFPNQLSYNRFLELEARVSVEMMMFLQICCFGRCTGISFIDSTCIPVCHNKRICRNKVFRNYATRGKSTMGWYFGFKLHLICNERGEILNFMLTKANVDDRDENVFNRLTDNVFGKLFADKGYISQGLFERLFNDGINLVTGIRSNMKNKLMPLYDRLLLRKRSVIETINDELKNVAQLVHSRHRSIFNFAMNVLSAIAAYSFFEKKPAVNIDFAIEQHSGQLTLF, encoded by the coding sequence ATGATTACCAAGGACAAAATTACTGAAATTTTCTGTATTGCAGATGACTTTTGCAAAGAATTTGAGTTAGAAACTGATAAAATAGGTCTCTCAGAAAAGAGTAAAGGGTGTCATCGCCATCGCAAGTGGCGTATGAGTAAGTCTGAAATCATAACGATATTAATTTGCTTCCACTTTAATTCCTATCGTAATTTTCGTCACTATTATACCTTTTTCGTAAAAGAGCATTTAGCAGATTTATTTCCAAATCAATTGTCTTATAATCGTTTTCTTGAATTAGAGGCAAGAGTCTCTGTAGAGATGATGATGTTCCTGCAAATATGTTGTTTTGGGAGGTGTACTGGTATTAGTTTTATTGACTCAACTTGTATTCCAGTTTGCCATAATAAACGTATTTGTCGCAATAAGGTTTTTAGAAATTATGCAACAAGGGGTAAGAGTACAATGGGATGGTATTTTGGATTCAAACTACATCTTATCTGTAATGAAAGAGGTGAGATTCTAAACTTTATGCTCACTAAAGCAAATGTTGATGACCGAGACGAAAATGTATTTAACAGGTTGACAGACAATGTATTTGGTAAATTGTTTGCAGACAAAGGGTACATTTCTCAAGGATTATTTGAGCGATTGTTCAATGATGGAATAAATTTAGTTACGGGCATTAGGAGTAACATGAAAAACAAACTAATGCCACTTTATGATAGACTTCTTCTAAGGAAAAGATCTGTAATAGAGACTATCAATGATGAGCTAAAGAATGTAGCTCAATTAGTGCATTCAAGGCATAGAAGCATATTTAATTTCGCAATGAATGTTCTCTCTGCTATTGCAGCCTACAGCTTCTTTGAGAAGAAGCCAGCAGTGAACATAGACTTTGCTATAGAGCAACATTCGGGACAGCTTACATTATTCTAA
- the alaS gene encoding alanine--tRNA ligase, which yields MMTANEIRDSYLKFFESKGHVIVPSAPMVIKDDPTLMFTNAGMNQWKDIILGTKDPEPRRRTDSQKCLRVSGKHNDLEEVGRDAALSHHTMFEMLGNWSFGNYFKEGAIDYAYEYLVDVLHLDPKDLYVTVFEGDKAEGISRDDEAASYWEKHFPKNHIVNGNKHDNFWEMGDTGPCGPCSEIHIDFRSEEEKAKVPGEELVNKDHPQVIEIWNIVFMQFNRKADGSLDPLKMHVIDTGMGFERLVRLMQDKNSNYDTDIFAPVIAEIEKISGKKYNHTFPEGDNGEGINEEQKVDIAMRVVADHLRAVAFSIADGQLPSNAKAGYVIRRILRRAVRYAYTFLGQKEAFMYKLLNVLVREMGTAYPELTAQRELIGRVMKEEEDSFLRTLEKGIMLLNGAMDELKAHGQTQLDGKEAFRLFDTYGFPLDLTELICAENGYTVDEKQFNEEMEQQKARARNAAAVENGDWEVLREGEQEFVGYDYTEYECHILRYRKVTQKKNSFYELVLDYTPFYGEMGGQVGDQGVLVSEDETISIIDTKRENNQSVHIVKELPKNLEADFMACVDTEKRDASAANHTATHLLDYALKQVLGEHAEQKGSYVSPDTLRFDVSHFQKITDEELRQVEKLVNEMIRKDYPMDEHRDTPMEEAKKMGAVALFGEKYGDKVRVVRFGPSCEFCGGIHATSTGRIGFFKIVGESSVAAGVRRIEAMTGETCENAIYALEDTLRDLRSMFNNAKDLKAVLTKFVEENDSIKKELESFRTQAVSRAAKNMVEHAETVNGVHVVKTVLPIDPASAKDIVFKVREALPEKLVCVLGSVYENRPLLSIMLSDDMVKDYNLNAGKIIREAAKLIQGGGGGQPHYAQAGGKNADGIRSAVDKVIELISL from the coding sequence ATGATGACAGCAAACGAAATCCGCGACTCTTACTTGAAATTCTTTGAGTCGAAGGGACACGTTATCGTACCGTCTGCCCCTATGGTTATTAAGGACGACCCTACGCTGATGTTCACTAATGCTGGTATGAACCAGTGGAAAGATATTATCCTCGGAACAAAGGATCCAGAGCCTCGCCGCCGCACTGACTCACAGAAATGTCTGCGTGTTAGTGGTAAACACAATGACTTGGAAGAGGTTGGTCGTGATGCAGCTCTCAGCCACCACACGATGTTTGAGATGTTAGGTAACTGGAGTTTCGGTAACTATTTTAAAGAAGGAGCAATTGATTACGCCTACGAATACCTTGTAGACGTACTCCACCTTGATCCAAAAGACCTCTACGTAACTGTCTTTGAGGGTGATAAGGCAGAGGGAATATCACGTGATGATGAGGCAGCAAGCTACTGGGAGAAGCATTTCCCAAAGAATCATATCGTCAACGGAAACAAGCACGACAACTTCTGGGAGATGGGTGACACTGGTCCTTGTGGTCCTTGTTCAGAGATTCATATTGACTTCCGTTCAGAGGAAGAGAAGGCAAAGGTGCCTGGTGAGGAACTTGTAAACAAGGATCATCCACAGGTTATTGAGATTTGGAACATCGTGTTCATGCAGTTTAATCGTAAGGCTGATGGCAGTCTTGACCCATTGAAGATGCATGTTATCGATACTGGCATGGGCTTTGAACGTCTCGTTCGTCTCATGCAGGACAAGAACTCTAACTACGATACAGATATCTTTGCACCAGTTATTGCAGAGATTGAGAAGATTTCAGGCAAGAAGTATAACCACACCTTCCCAGAGGGTGATAATGGTGAAGGCATCAATGAAGAGCAGAAGGTAGACATCGCTATGCGTGTTGTAGCCGATCACCTTCGTGCTGTTGCCTTCTCTATTGCTGACGGTCAGTTACCAAGCAACGCTAAAGCAGGTTACGTTATTCGTCGAATCCTTCGCCGTGCCGTTCGTTACGCTTATACTTTCCTTGGTCAGAAGGAAGCTTTCATGTATAAGTTGCTCAACGTGTTGGTACGTGAGATGGGTACTGCATACCCAGAACTCACTGCACAGCGTGAGCTGATTGGTCGCGTAATGAAGGAAGAGGAAGACTCATTCCTTCGCACATTGGAAAAGGGTATCATGCTCCTTAACGGTGCAATGGACGAGCTGAAGGCACATGGTCAGACTCAACTCGATGGTAAGGAGGCTTTCCGCCTCTTCGATACCTACGGTTTCCCACTCGACCTCACCGAACTTATCTGCGCAGAGAACGGATATACTGTTGACGAGAAGCAGTTCAACGAGGAGATGGAACAGCAGAAAGCACGTGCGCGCAATGCTGCCGCTGTAGAGAATGGTGACTGGGAAGTACTGCGTGAAGGCGAACAGGAGTTTGTTGGTTACGACTACACAGAATATGAGTGCCACATCCTCCGTTACCGCAAGGTGACTCAGAAGAAGAACAGTTTCTATGAACTTGTACTCGACTATACTCCTTTCTATGGTGAGATGGGTGGTCAGGTAGGTGACCAAGGTGTACTTGTTAGCGAGGACGAAACAATCAGCATCATCGACACCAAGCGTGAGAATAACCAGAGCGTACACATCGTTAAGGAACTTCCAAAGAACCTTGAGGCAGACTTTATGGCTTGCGTAGACACTGAAAAGCGTGATGCTTCAGCTGCTAATCATACAGCAACCCACCTTCTCGACTATGCTTTGAAGCAGGTTCTTGGTGAGCATGCAGAGCAGAAGGGTTCATACGTAAGTCCTGACACCCTCCGTTTTGACGTTTCTCACTTCCAGAAGATTACCGATGAGGAACTTCGTCAGGTTGAGAAGCTTGTCAATGAGATGATTCGTAAGGATTATCCAATGGACGAGCATCGTGATACGCCAATGGAGGAGGCAAAGAAGATGGGTGCCGTAGCCCTCTTCGGTGAGAAGTATGGCGACAAGGTTCGTGTTGTTCGCTTCGGTCCAAGCTGTGAGTTCTGTGGTGGTATTCATGCCACCTCAACAGGTCGTATCGGTTTCTTTAAGATTGTCGGTGAGAGTAGTGTAGCAGCTGGTGTACGCCGTATTGAGGCTATGACAGGTGAAACTTGTGAGAACGCCATCTACGCTCTTGAAGATACTTTGCGTGATTTGAGATCAATGTTCAACAATGCGAAGGACCTCAAAGCAGTTCTTACAAAGTTTGTTGAAGAGAACGACAGTATTAAGAAGGAGCTTGAGAGTTTCCGTACCCAAGCTGTTAGCCGTGCTGCAAAGAACATGGTTGAGCATGCTGAGACCGTAAATGGCGTGCATGTCGTAAAAACTGTGCTGCCGATCGACCCAGCTTCTGCCAAGGACATCGTCTTCAAGGTACGTGAAGCATTGCCAGAGAAACTTGTTTGCGTACTCGGCTCTGTATACGAGAATCGTCCTCTCTTATCAATCATGCTTAGTGATGACATGGTGAAAGATTATAATCTGAACGCTGGTAAGATTATTCGCGAGGCTGCTAAACTCATCCAAGGTGGCGGTGGTGGTCAGCCACACTACGCTCAGGCTGGTGGTAAGAATGCAGATGGCATCAGATCAGCTGTGGATAAAGTGATTGAATTAATTAGCTTATAA
- a CDS encoding ParA family protein: MGKIIALANQKGGVGKTTTTINLAASLATLEKSVLVIDADPQANASSGLGVDIKEVDCSLYECIIDHADIKDAIYTTDIEGLDIVPSHIDLVGAEIEMLKLNGREKVMSSLLAPIRDDYDYILIDCSPSLGLITVNALTAADSVIIPVQCEYFALEGISKLLNTIKIIKSKLNPKLEIEGFLLTMYDSRLRLARQIYDEVKRHFQELVFKAVIQRNVKLSESPSHGLPVILYDADSTGAKNHLSLAKEIIEKNKK, from the coding sequence ATGGGAAAGATTATCGCACTTGCCAACCAAAAAGGCGGCGTCGGAAAGACGACTACCACCATTAACTTGGCGGCTTCTTTAGCAACGCTTGAGAAGTCTGTACTGGTGATTGATGCCGATCCGCAGGCGAATGCCTCCAGCGGTTTGGGCGTGGATATCAAAGAGGTGGATTGTTCGCTTTACGAATGTATCATTGACCATGCCGACATAAAAGACGCTATCTACACAACTGACATAGAAGGATTGGACATTGTTCCGAGCCATATCGACCTTGTTGGAGCTGAAATAGAGATGTTAAAGCTTAATGGTCGTGAGAAGGTTATGAGCAGTTTGCTTGCTCCAATCCGTGACGATTACGATTACATCCTTATAGACTGTAGTCCGTCACTCGGTTTGATTACTGTCAATGCATTGACAGCAGCTGACTCTGTCATCATTCCTGTGCAGTGTGAATACTTTGCATTGGAGGGTATCAGCAAGTTGTTGAACACCATTAAGATTATCAAGAGCAAGCTAAATCCGAAGTTGGAGATAGAGGGCTTCCTGCTGACGATGTACGACAGTCGTCTGCGTCTTGCCCGTCAGATTTACGATGAGGTGAAGCGCCACTTCCAAGAGTTAGTATTCAAGGCTGTTATCCAGCGTAACGTGAAACTCTCTGAGAGTCCGAGTCATGGTTTACCCGTTATCCTCTATGATGCTGACTCTACAGGTGCAAAGAATCATCTTAGCCTTGCAAAGGAAATCATTGAAAAGAATAAGAAATAA
- a CDS encoding MerR family transcriptional regulator — translation MAENPRKLYYSIKEVAQQINVTESLLRYWETEFPHLRPKTTGNRVRQYTEKDIEQIKVIYNLVKVRGFKIAAARKMLQENRSGADKSQKVMETLFSVRDQLKELKKQLDGLV, via the coding sequence ATGGCAGAGAATCCGCGCAAACTGTATTATTCTATCAAGGAAGTGGCACAGCAGATTAACGTTACGGAGAGTCTGTTGCGATACTGGGAAACTGAGTTTCCACACCTTCGTCCTAAGACGACGGGTAATCGTGTACGCCAATATACGGAGAAGGACATTGAACAGATCAAGGTTATTTACAACCTTGTCAAGGTGCGTGGCTTTAAGATTGCTGCAGCTCGTAAGATGTTGCAGGAGAACAGAAGTGGTGCTGACAAAAGTCAGAAGGTAATGGAAACCCTTTTCTCTGTGCGCGACCAGCTGAAAGAACTTAAGAAGCAGTTAGACGGTTTAGTATAG
- a CDS encoding DUF6642 family protein — MVNKVFCLETEWEQSVYDLKYDSQAKPLLEFLSNSCGVNFSFRQVATPSDFKYYISHLKQASYKDFSIVYLCFHGEKGIIAFAGSDNKAKCSICSLIDFANENEGIFRGKFVHFGSCRTFKMNDSEIKQFKRLTGAIVVSGYERSVEITTSFIFEAWLLNTLYRYPNLRATSLMNRAQKEMPYFVDKFKFMAL; from the coding sequence ATGGTAAATAAAGTTTTTTGTTTAGAAACGGAGTGGGAACAGAGTGTATATGATTTGAAATATGATTCTCAGGCAAAGCCTCTGTTAGAGTTTTTAAGTAACTCCTGTGGTGTAAACTTTTCTTTTAGGCAAGTTGCAACTCCATCAGATTTCAAATACTATATAAGTCATTTAAAGCAGGCTTCATATAAGGATTTTTCTATTGTGTATTTATGCTTTCATGGCGAAAAGGGTATTATTGCATTTGCTGGGTCAGATAATAAGGCTAAGTGCTCAATATGTAGTTTGATAGATTTCGCTAACGAAAATGAAGGAATCTTTAGAGGAAAGTTTGTTCATTTTGGAAGTTGCAGAACTTTTAAGATGAATGATAGTGAGATTAAGCAGTTCAAGAGACTGACAGGTGCAATAGTGGTCTCTGGCTATGAGAGGAGTGTTGAAATAACCACAAGTTTCATCTTTGAAGCATGGTTGTTAAACACTTTATATCGTTATCCGAACTTGAGAGCGACGTCACTGATGAATAGGGCACAGAAAGAAATGCCTTATTTTGTAGATAAGTTTAAATTTATGGCATTATAA
- the lpxB gene encoding lipid-A-disaccharide synthase: protein MKYYLIVGEASGDLHASRLMQSLMQYDPEAEFRFFGGDLMAKVGGTRVKHYRELAYMGFVPVLLHLPTIFKNMKMCKEDIMRWKPDAVILVDYPGFNLSIAKFVKKNTNIPVYYYISPKIWAWKEWRIKAIKRDVKEMFSILPFEVPFYEKKHNYKIHYVGNPTAEEVDNFRHVYSESKDEFCQRNGLSSKPIIALLAGSRKQEIKDNLPSMLEAARHFEDYQMVVAAAPSIAESYYKKYLGDSEAKMVKTQTYELLSHATVALVTSGTATLETALLNVPQVVCYETPVPKLIRFAFKHIIKVRFISLVNLIADKEIVQELLADRFSIRNIANELYRILPGQPSRERMLADYQLVRDRLGNEVAPDNAARIMVEKLSGRQVYELSYEPEKEFVSEQTYE, encoded by the coding sequence ATGAAGTATTACCTGATAGTTGGTGAAGCATCTGGCGACTTACATGCCTCACGCCTTATGCAGTCGTTGATGCAGTATGATCCAGAGGCTGAGTTTCGCTTCTTTGGTGGTGACCTGATGGCGAAAGTGGGGGGTACACGTGTGAAGCATTATCGTGAACTTGCCTATATGGGTTTTGTTCCTGTATTGCTACACCTACCTACCATCTTTAAGAATATGAAGATGTGTAAGGAGGATATTATGCGTTGGAAGCCTGATGCGGTTATCCTCGTCGACTATCCAGGGTTTAATCTTAGTATTGCAAAGTTTGTAAAGAAGAATACCAATATTCCTGTCTATTACTATATCTCCCCAAAGATATGGGCATGGAAGGAGTGGCGTATCAAAGCAATCAAGCGTGATGTAAAAGAAATGTTCTCTATTCTTCCGTTTGAAGTTCCTTTCTATGAGAAGAAACATAATTACAAAATACATTACGTTGGTAACCCTACTGCCGAGGAGGTTGATAATTTCCGTCATGTTTATTCGGAGTCAAAAGACGAGTTCTGTCAGCGTAATGGCTTGTCTTCTAAGCCTATCATTGCTCTTCTTGCTGGTAGTCGTAAACAGGAGATAAAGGATAATCTGCCTTCAATGTTGGAGGCTGCACGTCATTTTGAAGATTATCAGATGGTGGTTGCTGCAGCACCTTCTATTGCTGAAAGCTATTATAAGAAGTATTTAGGTGATAGTGAAGCAAAGATGGTAAAGACACAGACTTACGAACTTCTGAGTCATGCTACAGTAGCACTTGTTACCAGTGGTACAGCAACGCTTGAGACAGCTTTGCTGAATGTTCCACAGGTTGTCTGCTACGAAACACCTGTTCCAAAGTTGATTCGTTTTGCTTTTAAGCATATTATTAAGGTGCGTTTTATCTCTCTTGTCAACCTTATTGCAGATAAAGAGATTGTGCAAGAACTGCTTGCTGATCGTTTCTCTATTCGCAACATTGCCAACGAGTTGTATCGCATCCTTCCTGGTCAGCCTTCGCGTGAACGTATGTTGGCGGATTACCAGCTTGTTCGTGACCGTTTAGGAAACGAGGTAGCACCTGATAATGCGGCGAGGATTATGGTCGAAAAACTATCGGGTAGGCAGGTTTATGAGCTGTCATATGAACCTGAAAAAGAGTTTGTAAGTGAGCAAACTTATGAATAA
- a CDS encoding transglutaminase-like domain-containing protein, whose protein sequence is MKKILLSLFLAAVSLSSYAQHFITDPNFRQKVENAFQAKMKVIGKKFYNTKGLRVSPEEEEALRFLYAYMPIADATDYPTAYHLKNIRTALQTRKSMAWGKDVPELLFRHFVLPMRVNNEPLDSSRAIFYRELSERVKGLPMKDAILEVNHWCHERVTYEPSDARTSSPLQSIRTGRGRCGEESTFTVAALRSIGIPARQVYTPRWAHTDDNHAWVEAWADGKWYFLGACEPEPVLNLAWFNEPASRAMLMHTRAFGDYEGPEEVMLRTNNFTEINLIDNYGSTSKIDFKIVDKDGKPVDNAKVDFKIYNYAEFYTAVSKYTGTDGTTFLSAGKGDMIVWASKDGQFGFAKATFGKDKSITIKLDYNEQNMPKEADLDIVPPASNTTLPAVTKAQRDENTRHLTYEDSIRHAYIATFPTAESMKDYRYSAATPYIIKARGNWKTIQTFVEKYANQQDRALKLLSTLSDKDLRDMPMYILEDNMKAKSSQLSPRVESEMILTPFKQFFEKAFAKEAASFRKNPALLVEWIRKNIRMNPDSRAMRIPQTPRSVWESRITDSRSRDIFFVDVARSLGIEARMDPVAWKIQYKQNGKWVDVDFDAAAQQTAKTGKLVLTFTPDGFLDDPKYYSHFSISKIVYGQTWLMNFDEGQVDMGGGATWSNTFKNGATLDEGTYILVTGQRMADGSVLAHSRFFQIKPGETTTLPLDVRQESEGVKVIGSFNSEDLFDKDGQSVSILSQTGRGYYVLGVLGIGQEPTNHALHDIEKMKDKLDKWGRPFVLLFKNEVEAKKFQAQKGEFPNLPAKTIFGIDKDGTIQQEIVKEMKLRNTEQLPIFIIADTFNRIVFLSQGYTIGLGEQLVKTSSKL, encoded by the coding sequence ATGAAGAAAATCTTATTGAGCCTGTTTCTTGCTGCTGTCAGCCTTTCAAGTTATGCACAGCACTTTATAACAGACCCGAATTTCAGACAAAAAGTAGAAAATGCATTCCAAGCCAAGATGAAGGTTATTGGCAAGAAGTTCTATAACACAAAGGGACTTCGGGTGTCTCCTGAGGAGGAGGAAGCCTTACGTTTCTTGTATGCTTATATGCCAATTGCCGATGCAACAGACTATCCAACAGCCTACCACCTTAAAAACATACGCACCGCTTTGCAAACACGAAAGTCGATGGCATGGGGAAAGGATGTCCCTGAATTGCTTTTCAGACATTTCGTTCTGCCAATGCGTGTGAACAATGAGCCACTTGATAGTTCTCGTGCTATTTTCTATCGTGAACTGAGTGAGCGTGTAAAAGGACTCCCTATGAAGGATGCTATCCTTGAAGTGAACCACTGGTGTCATGAACGAGTTACCTATGAACCTTCTGATGCCCGCACTTCTTCACCACTACAGTCTATCCGTACAGGTCGTGGACGCTGTGGCGAAGAGAGCACCTTTACGGTAGCTGCACTTCGTTCTATCGGTATTCCAGCTCGTCAGGTCTATACTCCTCGCTGGGCACATACGGACGACAACCATGCTTGGGTAGAAGCTTGGGCGGATGGTAAATGGTATTTCTTAGGTGCTTGTGAACCAGAACCAGTACTCAACCTTGCTTGGTTTAACGAACCTGCATCACGTGCTATGCTCATGCACACACGTGCTTTCGGTGATTATGAGGGTCCAGAGGAGGTGATGCTACGTACCAATAACTTCACCGAGATTAATCTCATCGACAACTATGGTAGTACATCTAAGATTGATTTTAAGATTGTCGACAAGGATGGTAAGCCTGTTGACAACGCAAAGGTAGACTTCAAGATCTATAATTATGCCGAGTTCTATACAGCTGTGTCTAAGTACACTGGTACTGATGGAACGACCTTCCTCTCTGCTGGTAAGGGTGATATGATTGTCTGGGCATCAAAGGATGGACAGTTTGGCTTTGCTAAAGCTACCTTTGGAAAGGATAAGTCAATCACCATCAAACTGGATTATAACGAGCAAAATATGCCTAAGGAGGCTGATCTCGACATCGTTCCACCTGCATCTAATACTACATTACCTGCCGTTACCAAGGCACAGCGGGATGAGAATACGCGTCATTTGACCTATGAGGATTCTATCCGTCATGCTTACATTGCCACCTTCCCTACTGCAGAATCAATGAAGGATTATCGTTATTCAGCTGCCACACCTTATATTATTAAGGCACGTGGAAATTGGAAGACTATTCAAACGTTTGTTGAGAAGTATGCTAATCAGCAAGATCGTGCACTAAAGCTGCTCAGTACTTTGAGCGACAAGGACCTTCGTGACATGCCAATGTATATCTTAGAGGATAACATGAAGGCTAAGAGCAGCCAACTCTCTCCACGTGTTGAGAGTGAAATGATTCTCACACCATTCAAACAATTCTTTGAGAAAGCCTTTGCAAAGGAGGCTGCAAGCTTCCGTAAGAACCCAGCTTTGTTGGTTGAATGGATTAGAAAGAATATCCGTATGAACCCTGATAGTCGTGCGATGAGAATCCCACAGACCCCAAGAAGTGTATGGGAGAGCCGTATTACCGATAGCCGTAGCCGTGATATCTTCTTCGTAGATGTAGCACGCAGTCTTGGTATTGAAGCTCGTATGGACCCTGTGGCATGGAAGATTCAGTATAAGCAGAATGGGAAATGGGTGGATGTTGACTTTGATGCAGCAGCTCAGCAGACTGCAAAGACTGGTAAATTAGTACTGACATTCACCCCTGATGGCTTCCTCGATGATCCTAAGTATTATAGCCATTTCAGCATTAGTAAGATTGTTTACGGACAGACATGGCTGATGAACTTTGACGAAGGACAGGTAGATATGGGTGGCGGTGCTACATGGTCAAACACCTTTAAGAATGGGGCTACACTCGATGAGGGTACCTACATCCTCGTGACTGGTCAGCGAATGGCGGATGGTAGTGTACTTGCACACAGCCGTTTCTTCCAGATTAAACCAGGCGAGACAACCACTCTCCCACTCGATGTACGCCAAGAAAGCGAAGGTGTGAAGGTGATTGGTAGCTTCAACAGTGAAGACTTGTTTGACAAAGATGGGCAGAGTGTTTCTATCCTGAGCCAGACGGGACGTGGCTATTACGTTCTCGGCGTATTGGGTATCGGTCAGGAGCCAACTAACCACGCACTCCATGATATTGAGAAGATGAAGGATAAACTCGATAAATGGGGTCGTCCATTCGTCTTACTCTTCAAGAACGAGGTGGAAGCTAAGAAGTTCCAAGCACAGAAGGGTGAGTTCCCTAACCTCCCTGCGAAGACTATCTTCGGTATTGATAAGGATGGGACCATCCAGCAGGAGATAGTGAAAGAGATGAAACTCCGCAATACAGAACAGCTGCCAATATTCATCATCGCTGATACCTTCAACCGTATTGTCTTCCTTTCTCAAGGATATACAATCGGATTGGGTGAGCAGCTCGTTAAAACAAGTAGTAAACTTTAA
- a CDS encoding copper homeostasis protein CutC, whose protein sequence is MNRTDFEIEICANSVESCIEAQKGGANRVELCMGIPEGGTTPSYGEIKMAREVLTDTRLHVIIRNRGGDFLYTKQELQRMAMDIDLCRDLGVDGVVFGCLTAEGDIDLAANEYLMSHAKGMSVTFHRAFDRCREPEKALEQLIALGFERVLTSGQQPTAEKGIPLLQRLNQLANGRIKIMAGCDVNEKNIARIRQETGVPAFHFSAREPQTSRMTYSNPSVYMGTESADEDTIMLTTERRVRNTIDALMGKKA, encoded by the coding sequence ATGAACCGAACTGATTTTGAGATAGAGATATGTGCTAATAGCGTTGAAAGCTGCATAGAAGCACAGAAAGGTGGAGCCAATCGTGTAGAACTCTGCATGGGTATTCCCGAAGGTGGCACCACACCATCGTATGGTGAAATAAAAATGGCGAGAGAAGTGTTGACTGATACTCGCCTACATGTTATCATCCGCAACCGTGGAGGCGACTTCCTTTATACTAAACAAGAACTTCAGCGCATGGCTATGGACATTGATCTCTGCCGTGACTTAGGTGTGGATGGCGTTGTCTTTGGCTGCCTGACGGCTGAAGGAGATATCGATTTGGCTGCTAATGAATATCTGATGTCTCACGCAAAAGGGATGAGTGTCACCTTCCATCGTGCCTTTGACCGCTGCCGAGAACCAGAGAAAGCCTTGGAACAGCTCATTGCACTCGGCTTTGAGAGAGTACTTACATCGGGACAGCAACCCACTGCCGAGAAGGGTATTCCCCTACTCCAGCGATTAAACCAGTTGGCAAATGGTCGTATAAAAATCATGGCGGGTTGTGATGTGAACGAAAAGAACATTGCTCGCATACGCCAAGAAACAGGCGTACCTGCCTTCCACTTCTCTGCCCGTGAGCCACAAACAAGTCGCATGACCTACTCTAATCCATCCGTCTATATGGGTACTGAAAGTGCCGATGAAGACACTATCATGTTAACAACAGAGCGCAGAGTAAGAAATACTATTGACGCTTTGATGGGAAAGAAGGCGTGA